One Periplaneta americana isolate PAMFEO1 chromosome 8, P.americana_PAMFEO1_priV1, whole genome shotgun sequence genomic region harbors:
- the LOC138704749 gene encoding uncharacterized protein codes for MDIAVSYDGTWHKRGHTSLYGVGLVIDILTGLVVDYEVLSKFCHACSFAAADLGENSPEYKFWLDGHEKSGDCNKNYTGSSNAMEMVAAERLWLRSEKECGMRYTTVLSDGDAKTHLHLKTLAVYGAGVEINKEECINHVAKRMGTGLRKLVKENKSENVKLGGRGAGKLNEKAISALTNYYRAAIVNGMPDVRAMRRGFVATLSHSVSTDEKPRHDKCPIGLDSWCFYNRSKAKGEEPQSHKNMKLQLSEATLEAIAPLCARLTSTELLSKCTRGATQNANESVHSLIWRKCPKGTFVSKIKINIAVANAVAEFNMGCLQSQLVKITIGEGKLTEVAKNILTRRDRKRTQLSELKRAEKQKRARLTRKLKKSTREKKAKEREGQTYGAGLF; via the coding sequence ATGGACATAGCAGTGTCATATGATGGTACCTGGCATAAACGTGGCCATACTTCACTGTATGGTGTAGGGTTAGTAATAGATATATTGACAGGCCTAGTTGTTGATTATGAGGTACTTTCAAAATTTTGCCATGCATGTTCATTCGCTGCTGCTGATCTAGGTGAAAATTCCCCAGAGTACAAATTTTGGCTAGATGGTCATGAAAAATCTGGGGATTGCAACAAAAATTACACAGGTAGCTCCAATGCTATGGAGATGGTTGCAGCAGAGAGGCTATGGTTGAGGTCTGAAAAAGAATGTGGCATGCGATACACTACAGTACTCTCTGATGGGGATGCAAAAACACACCTGCATTTGAAAACACTGGCTGTGTATGGAGCAggtgttgaaataaataaagaggaaTGCATCAATCATGTTGCAAAGAGAATGGGCACTGGCTTGAGAAAGTTAGTAAAAGAAAACAAATCTGAAAATGTTAAGCTTGGCGGGCGGGGCgctggaaaattaaatgaaaaagccATTTCTGCACTGACAAATTATTATAGGGCTGCAATTGTAAATGGGATGCCTGATGTCAGAGCAATGCGGAGGGGGTTTGTTGCAACCTTGtcacattcagtgtcaacagatgAAAAACCTCGTCACGACAAATGTCCAATTGGACTCGACTCTTGGTGTTTTTATAATCGGAGTAAGGCAAAGGGAGAGGAGCCTCAGAGTCACAAGAACATGAAACTCCAGTTATCAGAAGCAACACTAGAAGCAATTGCACCCCTTTGCGCACGTCTAACCAGTACTGAACTGTTGAGCAAATGTACACGTGGCGCTACCCAGAATGCAAATGAGAGTGTCCATTCTCTTATATGGAGAAAATGTCCTAAAGGCACATTTGTctcaaaaatcaaaattaacattGCAGTGGCAAATGCAGTTGCTGAATTTAATATGGGATGCCTGCAAAGTCAACTTGTAAAAATAACAATTGGGGAGGGGAAATTGACAGAGGTAGCAAAGAATATTCTGACTAGGCGAGACAGAAAGCGTACTCAATTGAGTGAATTGAAAAGGGCAGAGAAGCAAAAAAGGGCACGACTAACTAGAAAGCTGAAAAAAAGTACACGAGAAAAGAAAGCAAAGGAAAGGGAAGGCCAAACATATGGTGCTGGGCTGTTTTAG